The following is a genomic window from Aphis gossypii isolate Hap1 chromosome X, ASM2018417v2, whole genome shotgun sequence.
CCAACACTtactatatttgttatattttatttctttaaattgttttatttctttaaatatattgtttattcaatGTTGATGTTGAAAGGTCCAACACTTACtatatttgttatgttttttttatttaatatatttttattcaatgttgATGTTGAAAAGTCCAACACTTACTAtatttaacgttttatttctttaaattgttttttttatttaattatatttttattcaatgttgATGTTGAAAAGTCCAACACTtgctatatttaatgttttatttatttaaatatattgtttattcaatGTTAATGTTGAAAAGTCCAACACTTACTAtatttaacgttttatttctttaaattgttttatttatttaaatatattgtttattcaatGTTGATGTTGAAAGGTCCAACACTTACtatatttgttatgttttttttatttaaatatatttttattcaatgttgATGTTGAAAAGTCCAACACTTACTAtatttaacgttttatttttttaaattgttttatttatttaaatatattgtttattcaatGTTGATGTTGAAAGGTCCAACACTTACtatatttgttatgttttatttctttaaattgtttttttttttttttaattcaaatattttgtctaaatacatatttgcatatttgccaattatttgtgaatattaatgcatattttgatcttttttatttgcatatttgCATCATATTTGCCacatttttagtgcatataatTCTGGTCTCGagttataacaaaacaaacttTGAGTGGGAattgtattctttttaattcaaagGGATAATCAgttggaattttttaattctcgggattaaaactattatctcCTCTAGCGCTCCCAGTGATAACTATAgcgtttattacatttttgtccAGAGCTTTAACTTGCAATCTTGGTTACTTTCTGATCCAAATTTTTCATACAGTTCATCATTGAGTTACACCTCAATAAAtaccaacaataattatcCTGCTGCCACCAGCTCACATTCGACAaccatattaattagtttttattaatttgtaagaatttaaacaattttagataagaattaaaaataaccgtACATAAACTGGGGTGCGCATATGAAGacgcattaataattaatattcgaaaataataagtaaaacaccTTGTCCTCGTGTATGCGTAAATGCGTAGGGTATTTTACGACTTCATgttatcatgtttttatacataataattagctgtaataataaagtgataaatgtgttaacacataaatcaagttgttatagcaaccatttataaacaaaaattaaaaacaaaatttccatcgtaaatttcaaattccaCGTTTGAGCAACCCTTTAAAATGTGGATTTCgaaaaatcctttcttagtGCGCCCTTACATTGCTTAAGGAACCTCTGTACAAAATTTCAAGTCTCTAGACCCAGCGGTTTGGTCTGGGCGTTGATGAGTGAATAGGGGCCGtctcctatatgtatatagattatatttatatttatatttttatctgctAGAGGGCGCCACCGATGTAACTCAGTTTTTGTCTCTAAATCTATAACTCACAGGAGTTAGGTCCATAATTTATGCTATAAACCCGCTCCCCGACATtctctttaatttaaaaaaaattgcacgaCGATTGAATAAGTAGTTTCGGAGATTAGCCCGGACAAAAAAAAGcgacttaattttataaagtagtatatatatatatatatatatgagtatatatatagatataataattctatagtaTCTTTACAATTTAGTGGTAGTGGTGTAGTACCttctttatcatttatttttatttcagtaggtaattcattatttggtttttacgTGAGTCTTTATCGAATATTCGAATTATTACAGTGTACCTACTTATCAGTCATCACGAGTCTCTACTCTCTAATCTCTATCGATTATAGCGTTATACAGTACCGTATTACGTCTACGTATACATACGTCTctctataacaattaataattattatatatttataaaatataaaaattatgactttacaatttataaaaagtcaaCGAGGGCATGATCTTTTAATTCATGATGGTTTTATTCATAAACGTGAAAGAACTATTGGCGAAAAAGTTATTTGGAGATGTAACGAGTCTAAAAATTGTACTGGCCGCGCTCATACAATGCaaggtaaaatttttaatttcttagtgTAGgtgttctaatatattatttattatatacctatttattaatagatagcGTTATAAAATACAAGGAACATAACCATGTACAAAATAGGGCAAaaattgaagtaaaaaaaactatcaataaAATGAAAGAAAATGCCATCACTACAATTATGCCTACCCGAAGTTTATTAGCAGAGACATCTTCaaaggtaattaaatattatagttttattatagtttagagGATGCAACACCTGcgattttttatcgttatataggtaatcacgatatttgtttaaaaatacgtaaaaataaactggctttttaaagtaattttaaaattaaaaatatttatttactgttttaaaatctatactaAATATCGAtactaaatattcaataattttgattataggctatttatattataaatattataatatattattatattattttagttaccaTCCGAAGTGGTAGGTCAAATGCTGAatccaaaatgtttaaaaagaaCAATACAACGGGTTAGGGACATTTCTAAAGCCGTTCCTGCAAATCcacaaacattaaattttgaaattcctGATCAATTCAGATTAACTTTAGATGGAGacaattttttgttgtacGACAGTAGTGATAGTGGCATATATGAAGAcaggattatattattttcgactgagagaaatttaaatttactaaaagatTCAGAACATTGGTTTTCAGATGGAACATTTTCATCCTGTCcgaatttattttaccaattttatACCATTCATTCAGTATTTCATAGTGATGTTATACCTTTAGAATACGTTTTATTACCGgacaaaaaagaaataacatatatacaattatttcaagCATTAAAATCATTGAAGTCTGATTTATGTCCAAAATCTTTTATGGTAGACTTTGAAAAAGCAGCGATGaatgcaattaaaaaagaattaccCCATACGAAGATTCACGGATGTTTCTTTCACTTAAGTCAAGCGGTTTGGAGACAAATACAACACCATGGTCTTGCAAAACGATATAGTGACGATGTACAATTTTCTTTAGAAGTACGAAAATTAGCTGCACTTGCATTTGTACCCATCGATAAAGTGATAGAatcttttgaattattattagaaagcacatattatatcgaaaaTGAAGAAATGTTATCACcactaataacatattttgaaggCACGTGGATTGGAATTTTGGATAGGAGAGGTAATCGTCGACCTCCATTATTTTCCATTGAAATCTGGAACTGTTATGATAGGTTACAAGAAAGCTTACCCAGgactaacaataaaatagagGGCTGGCATAATGGGTTTTCAGCAATGATAAGTCATACACGACCAATTATTTGGAAATTTATTGAGgcattaaaaaaagaagaaagtttaaataaaatgataatagaaCAAATAATTGCTGGGCATGtaccatgtaaaaaaaaaaaatataatgattcatCTATTAGATTAATGCagatatgtaaaaatgttaacaataatCCAATATGTGAGGTTTTGAAAGGTATtgctcataattttaatttttataaatagttatattttttttattttttaaatattttatttagattatcattattttttttttttttattgaacattattttaagatttatacaTTAGtatgacaaatatatataacaataagctAAAATGActgatatgtaaaattattattattatttagaatatacctatataaatatatgcgaTAAAATTACGCGCGACCAAATGTAGCATGCGTCACTATTACACGCGACGAAATGTTGTATGCGTCCAATTATTGTCTCGCGACCAATTGACCGCGACGAATTGACGTGCGACAAAATTACCGCGACGAAATGACGGGATACCACAAGAATCAAATCCAGAGTGccctttgatttttaaaacaaaactttttgCAGGTGCGTTTAAGCTGAAGCCATCAATCTCTACTTGTTTGTTCtaccattaatatttataccaaaacgcattaatgtattaacttCATTGACAAAATctcttaaaaattcatttagaGTCTTTAGGTTTTTCATGACCCCAGTATATACCAATAGGAAAcactatattttgtaaacgttTCTTACACCTTCCTTCTTCCATGCATAGTGATGCCATGTTAAAAGCACCACACGGTCCGTGGATCATGTGACTGGTAACAATATCGAACAATTCTGAGTCAGTTAGTGGATCCGGAATTTCGGCAGAAATTATTTGGTCAATTTCTTCTGGACGGATTTTATCTTCAAGCCAAACCAAAATATGAGAATGAGGCAAACCTCGCTTTTGCCACTCAATAGAATACAGCCAGCAACGTGTGTTACCaaaaactgaatattttacgattaaattaattaaagattttaacttttgtttaAACACACGTGTAACGATAACGTGACGATGTATTGATTGTTGGCCTGGTAAtaacaaactttttatttcttcCCAATTTGGATTACACGTAAATGTAACAAACAAATCAGGTCGGCCGTAATGACGTACATAAGTCATTGCATCTTGTATGTATTCCTGCATGCTCCGTGGACTGCCGATGTAGCTTGAAGGTAAAATACATGCAGTTCCGATGTCATTGGCGTTTAAATTTTCATCGATGTTTCCGGTGATAGCATCTCGTAAATTGATGTATTCTTCTGATCTTAATTTAGCCTGGTTGTATCTAATGTACCGTAAACGTTCACTTTCGATCTTAGCAAACATATCCACGACGTATTGATGGAATAGTTGACGATATCGAAGGATATAATTATCTTGATTAAGTCTAATCATCAATCGATGCGCGTAGTAGTTCATTGaactaacttttttatttattttttattaatgagttattaaatggttataaaaattaagaataagaaattaaaatcaccaaaataatttattaaatagtatatattattaaacgtacCATTGATTGGATCACGCTGTTTGATGTTGATGTGATATTCATCCTGCCCTTGCCAGAATATTAGGGGATACTGCAGTGAGTCATACGAACGATGAAGGTCTGAAATTATATGAACAGTGCTGTCTCGACGTATGATTTTGAGGTCTCTGTTGTTAACTGGATCACCAACCATAATAACAGCAACTTCATCTACGGTTGGCGCGTTGAACCTTCCAGCGTGTTCTCCTGAAGGTACTTTGTCGGCTTTGATgacaatttgataattatcatttctTAATTGAGGCGAtactcttttaaataattggataagttgattataattttcaaaaaagttttcCAAAGATTCCACAATTGCTCTCTCTTCTGCTTGTTCGATGAAATTATGCAGGCACCGAGTTGTTACGCGTTCCTCACAACTGcccataaaataaacttgGAGAAACTTTGGATCATCATTAGGCATTGGCATTAATGACCCAATCTTGTGGTACACTTGGCCTTGGATTTTGAACGtagttacaaaattatttccatCAGATGTGAGGTCGCAAATTTTAGTTGCGCCAAAGGACGTCATTTGGAAGCAAGAATTGAATTTGCGTGTCTtacgtaaaattaatttcgaaTCGTCTGATTCGCCAGCAAGAAATGATTTTAAAGGTTCCGGTGGAATAGGAAGAGGTGCCAGTACAACTTTTCCAGATGCACAACACATACCAATCGTTTCATTGTGGAATTTTAACGCTTGACAATATTGGCATATTTTATCCATTGcaccaattataattttagtatctgCAGAGTAATTGATATCTGGTGCATATTCGAACGCAAGGCGAACGAATGATGCACGTGTTAATACACGGTTGGTTGTTGTCGCTCTCTGTCAAGTTCTCTAAATGTGGCTATGTGCCGTTCTCGCGCCGATCTTGttctcaatatattttgtcttaGACGTTCATCACG
Proteins encoded in this region:
- the LOC126551707 gene encoding uncharacterized protein LOC126551707; this translates as MTLQFIKSQRGHDLLIHDGFIHKRERTIGEKVIWRCNESKNCTGRAHTMQDSVIKYKEHNHVQNRAKIEVKKTINKMKENAITTIMPTRSLLAETSSKLPSEVVGQMLNPKCLKRTIQRVRDISKAVPANPQTLNFEIPDQFRLTLDGDNFLLYDSSDSGIYEDRIILFSTERNLNLLKDSEHWFSDGTFSSCPNLFYQFYTIHSVFHSDVIPLEYVLLPDKKEITYIQLFQALKSLKSDLCPKSFMVDFEKAAMNAIKKELPHTKIHGCFFHLSQAVWRQIQHHGLAKRYSDDVQFSLEVRKLAALAFVPIDKVIESFELLLESTYYIENEEMLSPLITYFEGTWIGILDRRGNRRPPLFSIEIWNCYDRLQESLPRTNNKIEGWHNGFSAMISHTRPIIWKFIEALKKEESLNKMIIEQIIAGHVPCKKKKYNDSSIRLMQICKNVNNNPICEVLKGIAHNFNFYK